The proteins below are encoded in one region of Salmo salar chromosome ssa02, Ssal_v3.1, whole genome shotgun sequence:
- the LOC106581883 gene encoding protein SMG5, whose translation MSGPGQDSEPEAKVLLIKRLYRAVVESVHKLDVIIGSKSSYREVFKPENISLRNKLRELCVKLMFLHPVDYGRKAEELLWRKVYYEVIQVIKTNKKHIHSRSALECAYRTHLIAGVGFFQHLLLYIQSHYQLEMQDCIDWTHVTDPLIGRKKPVSATPKEMEWAQMACHRCLVYLGDLARYQNELAGVEAEQLAERFYHQALSVTPHVGMPFNQLGTLAGSKFYNVEATYYYLRCIQSETPFEGAYGNLKRLFDKAAKMYHQVKKQEMKKLSPSRQRSKDIKQLLVSFMYLQSLLQPKNSLLETELTSLCQSVLEDFNLVLFYLPSPPHGHEATSPSEEEHEEHDSPCALLPDALVFKMVVTCLMVVHSLKRGGSKQYSASIAFTLALFSHLVNHVNIRLQAELEEGESQVPPLQTDNIDDSELRDPSDPLTSEERPLQNGSLDHEGGHRSTVAQKAGVGERKAEEEKRKQKKKYARLSMLRRRRCATRKEDESDLSEGFESDEEEEEEQRGCVDSGGGASGPPLTPSTLGKESKSGREHPTEEGTWESASEEDEEGSTAFDVETDSDMNSQESRSDLEDIEDSETPENLDTPPRGEVQPEDDDEEEDEQADPREDGDGDTPPATNGPLLPSDPSISSNLQAMSSQLFQAKRCFRLAPTFSNVLLRPHRSATNSTPNPTDPDTASTTPSQETPPPPGDSPCDAGPGTANGTNDNEVDSDSECSVHSNQSVHSEKTLSERLEILTDQGLIQVVKVFVDWLRTNTDIIVMCAQSSQSLWNRLSVLLNLLPDGSKMLEAELGLNTEVTELLSECEQPSLVQSLLLPEDLALRHLPALNLAHRRLDYTRPRPSLSPVQECVVRVCCIRSFGHFLTNLQCNVLHFNPEAGIFTSISQSEQDNLVQQAKAQFRMAEEEARRNRLMRDMAQLRLQLEVSQLEGSLQQPKTQSSMSPYLVPDSSALCQHLNLLRHLAGSGCFIIIIPRTVIDGLDHLKKENAGARDGIRFLESEFRKGNRYIRCQKESGRSFERDKLKRQDIEAWHLYKTVDSCRQLTVSQSNGDEDTAGMVTILTGHSVEELCTRSAPMKSAIQAVATAGMELKNIVEFYRQWKEIG comes from the exons ATGAGTGGACCTGGGCAGGATAGCGAGCCAGAGGCAAAAGTCCTCCTCATCAAGCGGCTATACAG GGCAGTGGTTGAGTCGGTACACAAGCTGGATGTCATCATTGGCAGCAAGTCATCATACAGGGAGGTCTTCAAGCCTGAAAACATCAGCCTTCGCaacaa GTTGAGGGAGCTGTGTGTGAAGCTGATGTTTCTCCACCCTGTGGACTATGGTCGCAAGGCTGAGGAGCTTCTGTGGAGGAAGGTCTACTACGAGGTCATCCAGGTCATCAAGACAAACAAGAAG CACATCCACAGTCGCAGTGCCCTGGAATGTGCCTACAGGACTCACCTGATAGCCGGGGTGGGCTTCTTCCAGCACCTGCTGCTCTACATCCAGTCCCACTACCAGCTGGAAATGCAGGACTGCATCGACTGGACCCATGTCACCGACCCCCTCatcg GACGGAAGAAGCCGGTATCAGCCACCCCTAAGGAGATGGAGTGGGCCCAAATGGCCTGCCATCGCTGCCTGGTGTACCTGGGAGATCTAG CCCGTTACCAGAACGAATTGGCTGGGGTGGAGGCTGAGCAGCTGGCAGAGCGGTTCTACCACCAGGCCCTGTCTGTCACTCCGCACGTAG GAATGCCTTTCAATCAGTTAGGTACACTGGCGGGGAGTAAATTCTACAACGTGGAGGCCACCTATTACTACCTACGCTG TATACAGTCGGAGACTCCCTTCGAAGGGGCCTATGGGAATTTGAAGCGTCTGTTTGATAAAGCTGCTAAGATGTACCACCAGGTGAAGAAACAGGAGATGAAGAAGCTGTCTCCCTCACGGCAAAG ATCCAAGGACATCAAGCAACTTCTAGTGAGCTTCATGTACCTGCAGAGTCTACTGCAGCCCAAGAACAG TCTGCTGGAGACAGAGTTGACATCTCTGTGTCAATCGGTGCTGGAGGATTTTAACCTGGTGCTGTTCTACCTGCCCTCGCCGCCACACGGCCACGAGGCCACTTCCCCCAGCGAGGAGGAGCATGAAGAGCACGACTCGCCCTGCGCCCTGCTCCCCGACGCCCTCGTCTTCAAGATGGTGGTCACCTGCCTCATGGTGGTGCACAGCCTGAAGCGGGGAG GGTCCAAGCAGTACAGTGCGTCAATAGCCTTCACGCTGGCCCTCTTCTCCCACCTGGTGAACCATGTCAACATCCGCCTGCAGGCTgagctggaggagggggagagccaGGTGCCCCCGCTGCAGACCGACAACATAG ATGACTCTGAGTTGAGAGACCCGTCTGACCCGTTGACCTCGGAAGAGAGGCCCCTGCAAAACGGCTCCCTAGACCATGAGGGGGGCCACCGGAGCACCGTGGCCCAGAAAGCAGGCGTCGGTGAGCGGAAGGCAGAGGAGGAGAAACGGAAGCAAAAGAAAAAGTACGCCCGCCTCTCCATGCTGCGCCGCCGCCGCTGCGCCACCCGCAAAGAAGACGAGAGCGACCTGAGCGAGGGCTTCGAGAGCgacgaagaggaggaagaagaacagAGGGGCTGCGTTGACTCTGGGGGCGGCGCCTCGGGACCCCCACTCACACCCTCCACGCTGGGAAAGGAGAGCAAGAGCGGGAGGGAGCACCCGACAGAGGAGGGGACCTGGGAGAGCGCCTCGGAGGAAGACGAGGAGGGGAGCACGGCCTTTGACGTGGAGACTGACTCGGACATGAACAGCCAGGAGTCCCGCTCCGACCTGGAGGATATAGAGGACTCGGAAACCCCGGAGAACTTGGACACACCACCTCGGGGGGAGGTGCAGCCTGAAGACGACGATGAGGAGGAGGACGAGCAAGCCGATCCCAGGGAGGACGGAGACGGGGACACCCCTCCGGCCACCAACGGCCCCCTCCTGCCCAGCGACCCCAGTATCAGCAGTAACCTCCAGGCCATGTCATCCCAGCTGTTCCAGGCCAAGCGCTGCTTCCGCCTGGCGCCCACCTTCAGCAACGTGCTGCTGAGGCCCCACAGGTCCGCCACCAACTCCACACCCAACCCCACCGACCCAGACACCGCCTCCACCACCCCCTCCCAGGAGACCCCTCCTCCCCCGGGGGACTCACCCTGCGACGCTGGCCCCGGCACTGCCAATGGAACCAACGACAATG AGGTGGATTCCGATTCAGAGTGTAGCGTGCACAGCAACCAATCAGTACACAGCGAGAAGACCCTGTCGGAGAGACTGGAGATTCTGACCGATCAGGGGCTCATCCAGGTGGTCAAGGTGTTTGTGGATTGGCTGAGAACCAACACTGACATTATCGTCATGTGTGCACAG AGTTCTCAGAGCCTATGGAACAGACTGTCTGTGCTACTCAACCTGTTGCCTGACGGGAGCAAGATGCTGGAAGCAG aGCTGGGTCTGAACACTGAGGTGACGGAGCTGCTGAGTGAGTGTGAGCAGCCCAGCCTGGTCCAGTCCCTACTGCTGCCTGAGGACCTGGCCCTGCGACACCTACCTGCCCTCAACCTGGCCCACCGCCGCCTCGACTACACCCGCCCCAGACCTTCCCTCAGCCCCGTACAGGAG TGTGTGGTGCGCGTGTGCTGCATCCGCAGCTTTGGCCACTTCCTCACCAATCTCCAATGCAACGTGCTGCACTTCAACCCAGAGGCGGGCATCTTCACCAGCATCAGCCAATCGGAGCAGGACAACCTGGTGCAGCAGGCCAAGGCCCAGTTCCGCATG GCAGAGGAGGAGGCTCGACGAAACCGCCTGATGAGAGACATGGCTCAGCTCCGCCTACAG TTGGAGGTGTCTCAGCTAGAGGGCAGCCTACAGCAGCCCAAGACCCAGTCGTCAATGTCTCCATACCTGGTACCCGACTCTTCCGCCCTGTGCCAGCACCTCAACCTCCTCAGACATCTGGCTGGCAGTGGctgcttcatcatcatcatcccccgCACAG TGATTGATGGCCTTGACCACCTGAAGAAGGAGAATGCCGGAGCGAGGGACGGTATCCGCTTCCTGGAGTCTGAGTTCCGTAAAGGCAACAG GTACATACGTTGCCAGAAGGAGTCAGGGAGGAGTTTTGAGAGGGACAAACTGAAACGCCAGGACATTGAAGCCTG GCATCTATACAAGACGGTGGACAGCTGTCGTCAGCTGACCGTCTCCCAGAGCAACGGAGACGAAGACACGGCTGGCATGGTCACTATTCTCACCGGTCACtcagtggaggagctgtgtaccCGCTCTGCGCCCATGAAG TCGGCCATCCAGGCAGTGGCGACAGCAGGCATGGAGCTGAAGAACATTGTGGAGTTCTACCGTCAGTGGAAGGAGATTGGCTGA